Proteins co-encoded in one Ananas comosus cultivar F153 linkage group 15, ASM154086v1, whole genome shotgun sequence genomic window:
- the LOC109720963 gene encoding eukaryotic initiation factor 4A-I → MRGASLDLGDTLTSPSPPASHSHLSSGRHFYVAVDRLQFKMETLVDLLGVAGRRPSLPMVICCSSRDELDAVCSAVSNLSFISLSPLYSDQAEAERASILERFRQASTRWIQTHNADPEVESGSVDSKSCMIVVTDACLPLAASGESPLMARVLINYELPTKKETYFRRMSTCLAADGIVINMVVGGEVVTLKGLEESSGLVIAEMPINISEIL, encoded by the exons ATGAGAGGGGCGTCGCTCGATCTCGGAGACACGctcacttctccttctcctcccgcTTCTCACTCCCACctcag CTCCGGGCGCCACTTCTATGTCGCCGTCGATCGCCTCCAATTCAAAATG GAGACGTTGGTGGATCTTCTCGGGGTCGCGGGCCGGCGCCCGTCGCTTCCGATGGTGATCTGTTGCAGTTCCCGCGACGAGCTCGACGCCGTGTGCTCCGCCGTCTCCAATCTctccttcatctccctctcacCTCTG TACAGCGACCAGGCAGAAGCTGAACGTGCATCTATATTGGAAAGATTTCGCCAAGCAAGTACTCGGTGGATCCAAACTCACAATGCAGATCCCGAGGTTGAGTCCGGGAGTGTGGATAGTAAGTCATGCATGATAGTCGTAACGGATGCCTGCCTGCCTCTAGCTGCATCAGGAGAATCACCTCTCATGGCTCGTGTTTTGATAAACTATGAATTACCAACAAAGAAG GAGACATACTTTCGGCGCATGTCAACTTGTTTAGCAGCAG ATGGAATCGTGATTAACATGGTTGTCGGAGGTGAAGTTGTGACCCTCAAGGGGCTCGAAGAGAGCAGTGGTCTTGTCATTGCGGAGATGCCAATAAAT ATCTCCGAGATCTTATGA